Within the Dialister hominis genome, the region TGACGCTCGGTATCTTCCTTGCCCATGAAGACTTCGCATTCCATGCCGAAGAGGGCAGCGGCCGTTGCGGCAGCTACGCCGTGCTGGCCTGCGCCGGTCTCGGCAATGATTCTTGTCTTGCCCATTCTCTTGGCAAGGAGTGCCTGGCCAAGGACGTTATTGATCTTGTGGGCGCCTGTGTGGTTGAGGTCTTCTCTCTTGAGATAGATCTTCGCTCCGCCCAGGTCTTCACTCATTTTCTTGGCATAGTAGAGGAGCGAGGGGCGGCCTGTGTAATTCCTGTTCAGGTCGTCGAGTTCCTTATTGAAATCCGGATCATTCTTGTACTTTTCATACGCTTCCTCGACCTCGAGGACTGCATTCATCAATGTTTCCGGGACATACTGTCCGCCGTGCACGCCGTAGCGTCCTTCTCTTTTCGTCATACCTTTCATCCTTTCCGCAGGCCCGACCGGGCCAAAAGACGGATTACCGCCTGTATTTTCTCTTTATCTTTCATGCCGTCCGTTTCAACGCCGCTGTTCACGTCGACCGCGAAGGGCCTTGCGATGCGCGCTGCCCGGACGATATTTTCACAATTCATGCCGCCCGCCAGAAGGAAGGGCTTCCTTACCGCTCTGGCGAAATTTGGATCGATGCGCTTTCCTGTGCCGCCTCTCTTCCCCATGACTTTCGCATCAAGGAGAAGGGCATCGGCCGGCGAATCGTTCCATGGAAGAATGTCTTCCTCGCTTCCTGCCCGGATGGCTTTCCAGACGGGAAGTCCTGTCCTTTCCTTCACTTCGCGGATCGTTTCAAAATCCTCATCCCCGTGGAGCTGGATGACGGAGAGATGGGTTTTCTTTGCAATGTCTGCTATGGTCTCTGTCGTTTCATTCACAAAGACGCCGACCGCCTTGATCCGTGGATCCAGCAAACTGATGAGGCCGGCCGCTTTATCGGGCGTCACCTTCCTCGGGCTTCTTGCAAAGATGAAGCCTGCGTAATCGGGAAGGGCATCGTTTAAGAAATCGATATCCCTTTCCCTTGAAATCCCGCAGATCTTGCACTGGACCCGTGGCTCTTCCCCGATGAACTCAGCAAGTTTTTCTGCCTTGTCCTCGGCCTTCATCATGGCTTCCCCGATGAGGAAATTTCGGATGCCGGCCGCAAGGAACTCTTCGATGTCTTCCCTCTTCTGTATGCCGCTTTCTGCAATGAAGAGGGTATCTTCGGGGACTAGCGAATGCAGCCTTGCTGCGCGGGTATTGTCGATGGAGAAATCACGGAGGTCTCGGTTATTGACGCCTATGATTCTTGCCCCTGCGAGGACGGCTCTCCGTATTTCTTCTTCCGTCCTTGTCTCGATAAGCGCCGAGAGGCCGAGGCCTTTGGCCGTCCGGATGAACCTTGTAAGCTCTTCATCCGTCAGGATCGAAACGATGAGGAGGATGGCCGAGGCGCCCAGGAGCTTGGATTCGTAGATCTGGACTTCGGATACGATGAAGTCTTTCCGAAGGATCGGAATCTGCACTGCGCGGGAGATTTTCTTCAGGTAGAGCCCGCTTCCAAGAAAGTAGTCCGGCTCGGTCAGGACGGATATGGCGGCCGCCCCTGCCCTTTCGTAGTCCCTGGCTATTTCAAGGTAGGGAAAGTGATCAGCGATGATGCCTTTGGAAGGCGATGCTTTCTTGACTTCGCAGATGATGTTCACGCCTTCTGCCCGGAGATTTCTCTCGAAGGGAAAATCATGGACGTCTTCATCAAGCGCTCTTGCTATCGCCGCTTCCCTGATGCCTTCGCCGTCAGCTTCTTCCAGGACCCTGGCCCGCCGCCTCGCGCCTTTTGCCAGTGTGTCGAGGATCATTGTGCCGCCTCCCTTGAGAGTCTGATGAAGCGTTCCATGAAGGCAAGGGCTTTGCCGCTGTCGATGAGGTCCGCTGCCTTCTGGATGCCTTCAGCAAGGGACATGCCCTCTGCAAGGTGGAAGCTCATGCCAGCATTCAGGAGAACTGCATTTCTCTTCGGTCCCTTTTCTCCGGAGAGGACGGTTCTTGTGATTTCTGCATTTTCCCGGCTGTCCCCGCCCTTGAGGTCGCCCGGATGCGCAAGCTCCATGCCGTAGTCACGGGGATCTAATAGGTACTTCTGGAAGAGGCCGTTCTTGAATTCGCAGACGAGCGTCCTGTCGCAGGCGGTGATTTCGTCCAGCCCGTCCATGCCGTAGACGACAGCGCCTCTCTTGACGCCCAGGTTCGAAAGGACTTTAGCCATCGGTTCGACGAGCTTTTCTTCATAGACGCCCATGAGCTGCATCGTCGCGCCGGCCGGATTTCCAAGCGGTCCCAGGATGTTGAACACGGTGCGGAAACCGAGGGCTTTCCTGACCGGGGCCGCATACTTCATGGAACTGTGGTAGACGGGAGCAAACATGAAGCACATGCCTGCTTTCTTCAAAAGCTCGGTGTTTTCCTTGCCGGTCAAAGCCAGGTTGACACCGAGCGCTTCGAGGCAGTCCGCCGCGCCGCAGCGGGAGGAAACGCTCCTGTTGCCATGCTTGGCGACGGCGACGCCACCGGATGCGATGACGAAGCCGGATGTGGTGGAAATGTTGAAGGTGTCTGCTCCGTCTCCCCCGGTCCCTACGATTTCAAAGACTTCTCCTTCATGGGAGACCGGCACGCATGCGTCTCTCATGGCTCTGGCAAATCCTGTAATTTCCCCGACGGTCTCGCCTTTCAGTGAAAGAGCAGCAAGGAAGGCGCCGATCTGCGCTTCCGATGCTTTCCCGCTCATGATTTCCCCCATGGATTCTCTCGCTGTTTCAAATGGCAGTTCGCTGCCCTTTACGATGGTTTTGATTGCTTCCTGTATCATGATAGATTCCCCCTGATTCA harbors:
- the trpCF gene encoding bifunctional indole-3-glycerol-phosphate synthase TrpC/phosphoribosylanthranilate isomerase TrpF, whose amino-acid sequence is MILDTLAKGARRRARVLEEADGEGIREAAIARALDEDVHDFPFERNLRAEGVNIICEVKKASPSKGIIADHFPYLEIARDYERAGAAAISVLTEPDYFLGSGLYLKKISRAVQIPILRKDFIVSEVQIYESKLLGASAILLIVSILTDEELTRFIRTAKGLGLSALIETRTEEEIRRAVLAGARIIGVNNRDLRDFSIDNTRAARLHSLVPEDTLFIAESGIQKREDIEEFLAAGIRNFLIGEAMMKAEDKAEKLAEFIGEEPRVQCKICGISRERDIDFLNDALPDYAGFIFARSPRKVTPDKAAGLISLLDPRIKAVGVFVNETTETIADIAKKTHLSVIQLHGDEDFETIREVKERTGLPVWKAIRAGSEEDILPWNDSPADALLLDAKVMGKRGGTGKRIDPNFARAVRKPFLLAGGMNCENIVRAARIARPFAVDVNSGVETDGMKDKEKIQAVIRLLARSGLRKG
- the trpD gene encoding anthranilate phosphoribosyltransferase, whose translation is MIQEAIKTIVKGSELPFETARESMGEIMSGKASEAQIGAFLAALSLKGETVGEITGFARAMRDACVPVSHEGEVFEIVGTGGDGADTFNISTTSGFVIASGGVAVAKHGNRSVSSRCGAADCLEALGVNLALTGKENTELLKKAGMCFMFAPVYHSSMKYAAPVRKALGFRTVFNILGPLGNPAGATMQLMGVYEEKLVEPMAKVLSNLGVKRGAVVYGMDGLDEITACDRTLVCEFKNGLFQKYLLDPRDYGMELAHPGDLKGGDSRENAEITRTVLSGEKGPKRNAVLLNAGMSFHLAEGMSLAEGIQKAADLIDSGKALAFMERFIRLSREAAQ